AGAAACTCGGTGGTGCCTGATCCTTCCTTTTGCTGTTGCTTTCGCAGGAAGTGCTGCAGAGCCAGCCGTTCCTCTTGGCTGAGACCCGGATGGGCGGTCACGGGAAAGTCTTTTTGGGCGGCCAGCAAGCCGCAATCGTTCCAGTTGAGCTGGGCCAGGGCGGTGATCAGACGCTCCCGTTCTCCGGAGAAATCGATGCAGGCCAGCTCTTGCTCTTCGATTGCCATCACATCGCGGAAGCAGCGATGTTGCAGCAATGTCCATTTCTGCCGGGCATCATCGTGTACCACGATTGCCCCCAACCGCACCTTGGCGTAGCGCTTCAGCAGGTTGAGATGGGCCGGTTGCCGGGCCAGGAAATGAAACAGAAACTGCGATCCGGTGCCGATGTAGTCATCCAGCACCACCAGGGCTCGACGGTCCTGGTCGGCCGGCGGATCGGCCAGCAGTGCGTCCATGCTGCGAAAACAGGTCACCGGCAAGCGGTTGGCCTTGCGGTAGGCGTAGGCAATCAGATCACCGCTTTTGCACACGAAGGCGCGGGTGATGTCGATGTCTCGGAAGCTGGCCACATCAAAGCCATCGCCGGCCAGGTCTCGGCAGAGCCGTTGGTGCAGCAGCCGGCATTCACGCAGCAGCCTGGCCCAGCTGTGCATCTCGATGCACTCCAGCAGCCGCAGGGCGATGCTGTGGTCGTCGGCTTCAAACTGGGCGAGCCAACGGTCGAGAGAGGGCCGGGGGATCTCCGCTTCGTTCCAGTGGACGGCCAGTTGATCCAGGCGGGCCTGCGTGCTGGTGTCGCTCATGCTCCCTGCGCCGTGAGAATCTCCAGCAACCGGGCGTTCACCGCCTCCGGTGCTTCGTCGTGGGGACAGTGTCCCACCAAGGGCAGCACTGTGAGCGATTGAATGCAGGCAAAGCGCTCAGCCCAATCCTGGGCTTCCGCCACCGGCTCCCAGGGATCCTGTTCGCCCCAGATCAGGTGCACCGGCTGCTCCAGGTTGGCCAGCAGCTCCGGAGCCAGGTGGTCATCAAAGAGGTTGATGAAGCCCCGGAAGGCTTCGGCGGCTCCGGATCGCTGCGTCGGTCGGTACAGCAGGTCAACCAAGTCGTCGTCCACATTGGCTCCGCTGGGGTAGGCCTGGCCGAGCACGCTGCGGATCACCCTGGGCCTGGCGGCGTTGCGGAACAGGGCCGTGCTCAGCCAGCGCTGGCTCACCAGGGTTTTCAGAAACGGCCGGATCCAGGCCATCCAGGCCGGTTGGCTGGCCAGCTGCTTGTCATCCATCAGGCGCTGGGCGCAGTCGATCAGCACCACGCCCTTGCAGTGCGCCCCCAGCCGTTGGGCGGCGCGAAGTACCACCACACCGCCAATGGAATTGCCCACCAGCAGCACAGGGCGTTGCACGATCTGCCTGCAAAAGGCCTCAACCTGCTGAGCCCAGAGATCAAACCCATACACAAGCGCTTCATCACTTGGCGCCTGGCGCTGGGCATCGGGATCGCTGGGAAGCACGGCCCTTGGCTGGCTGCTGCCGCCGAAGCCGATCAGATCAAGGGCGAAGGTGGGGGTTCGTTCGGCCAGCGACGGCATGGTGTGACGCCAGTGGCCGCTGCTGGCACCGAAGCCATGCACCAGCACCACAGCCGGCGATGCACTGGTGTCTTGGCCTTGGCCCTGCCGGCGCCAGGCCACATCAAGGCCGCATCCATCGGGCTGCTCCCAGGTCCAGTGCGCCGCGTCAGCTGGCACTGGCGAGGGATCCATCATCATCACCATCCGTTGGCTTGCTGCCGAAGAGGCGTTCTTCTAGTCCCTTAATCACCACGTAGAAAGGCGGCACCACGCCGAGGGAGAGCACGGTGGCGACCACCAGTCCGCCGAAGATCACCGTGCCCAGGGATTGCTGACTTTGGGCACCGGCGCCGTTGGCGACCACCAGCGGCAGAAAGCCAGCAAGGGCCGCGATCGCCGTCATCAGAATCGGCCGCAGTCTCGATTCAGCTGAGGCGATCACCGCATCGGTGGCACTCATGCCCTCTTCGAGGTGTTGTTCCGCCACTTCAACAATCAAGATGCCGTTTTTGGCCGCCAGACCGATCAGGGTCACCAGACCCACCTGGGCGTAAATGTTGAGGTCGATGGAGCGGATCGCCAGAAACGCTAGGGCCCCAAGCATCGCTAGGGGCACGGTCATCAGAATGATCACCGGAGTGACATAGCTCTCGTACTGGGCCGACAGCACCAGATACACGATCAGAATGCCGAAGCCGAACACGAGCACACTGGCGCTGCCGGCGGAGAGTTGCAGGGCGGCAAGGCCGGTGAAGGCATAGCCGATGTTGTTGAAGTTCTCCTTCTTGAACAGCGCCTGAATCGAACTCAGGGCCTGCCCGGAGCTCTTGCCCACCGCTTGGGCTCCCTGGATCAGCACTGTGCGATAGAGGTTGTAGTGGCTGATGATCGGAGGAGCGCTCGACAGTTCCGATGACGCGAACTGCGACACCTGGATCATGTCGCCATCGCGATTTTTCACGTAGTAGCTGAGGATGTTTTCAATGTCGTCGCGTTGTTCGGCTTCGGCCTGCACGTACACATTGCGCACCTGGCCGTCCTCATAGGTGAGGCCTGTGTAGGAGCCACCGGCCAGCACGGCGATGGTGTTCATCGCCTCCTCGTAATCCACATTCAGGGCTCCCATCACGGCGCGATCCACCGTCAGGCCGAAGGCTGGAGCACTGGGAATGAACTGGGTGTAAAGGTTGGAGAAGTTGCCACTGGCTTTTCCGGCCTTGATCAGCGTCTGCGCCTGATCATCGAGCTGATTGAAGCTGTAATTACCGCTGAGATCGTTGAACTGGAAGTAGAAGCCACCCTGGGCTGAGAACCCTGGAACCGCTGGCGGTTGTCCCACCACCGCCAAGCCGCTGTTCAGGGCCGAGAGCTTGGCATTAAGTCGATCAGCGATGGCGAAGGAACTGTTCACCGCGCCCGGCCGTTCACTCAGCGGTTTCAGACCAATCAGGATCGTGCCCTGGTCGGGACTGGAGCCGTTGAAGCCGTAACCACTGATCACGCTGGTGTTCAGAACATCGCCCTCCTCGTTCACGACCGCTGCAATCTCCTTGGCCAAGCTTTGGGTCTCGCTGAGCGATGCGCCGTTCTGCAATTGGAAAAAGCCCGCCAGGTAACCCTGGTCTTCATCGGGGATGAACGCCGAGGGCAGGGCTGTGAAGGCCAAAAGCGTGAGCACAATGCCGCCAGCCAGAGTCACCATCACCCAGCGTCTGGCCTTGATCAGCGTGCGAATCAGTCGGGAGTAGCCGTTCTGCAGCCGGGAGAAGTTGGTGTTGAACACCCTGAAAATCAAGGAGAGATTCGCCCCTGCCAATCCGCCCACCACCACGCCGAGCACGTAGGTCCAGTTGCCGAAGGCTGCTGAGCTGAAACGCCCGAAGGCCAGACCCACAATCACGCCGGCCACTGGCCAGATCCAGCCTTTCGGTGGTGCGGTCTGTCCCGGTTTGAGAATCAGGCCCGACAACATGGGCGAGAACGTGAGCGCGTTAAACGCGGAGATGGCGATTGAGAAAGCGATCGTCAGTGCGAACTGCTGATAGATGATGCCGATGCTTCCTGGGTAGAACGCCACAGGAACAAACACCGCCATCAGCACCAGCGCTGTGGCCACAAGGGCACCGAACAGCTCTCCCATACAGGCCAGGGCGGCCTGCCTTGGCTTCATGCCGGATTCGATGTTCTTCGACACCGCTTCAATCACCACGATGGCGTCATCCACCACCAGACCGGTGGCCAGCACGAGGCCAAGCAGGGTGAGTTGGTTGATGGAGAATCCGAACACCTTGATGAAGGCGAAGGTGCCCACCAGGGAAATAGGGATCGCCAGGCTGGGCACCACCGTGGCGCGCCAGTTCTGCAGAAAGAGGAAAAGGATCAGCAGCACCAGCACGATCGCCAGGCCGAGGGCATCGACGACGCCC
The sequence above is a segment of the Synechococcus sp. PROS-7-1 genome. Coding sequences within it:
- a CDS encoding efflux RND transporter permease subunit, translated to MAFSDNFIKRPVLTTVCSILIVLMGVIAIPTLPIANLPNIAPPLIQVTANYSGANSLVTEQAVTNPLEQQINGAPGASYIYSTSNMEGQSIIQVYFDETTDIDIDQVNVQNRVSLAMPQLPSQVSATGVSVQQSTPSILLAYEVSSTEGQFDSAYLNGLVYQQLYYPLERVPGVANVNILGGTNPAYWLFIDPDKLAANNLTANQVVDAVKAQNTTAIGGLVGGPPAAGDQAYTYPLLVQNNGNLLSLEDFENLIISRTETGNLLLLKDVGEVQYGFNNYTSAAVDRSSHDAVSVAVFQTPESNALDVADAVVKQIDAFAATAPPGVTVSQVYNIGQFIESSVEGVVDALGLAIVLVLLILFLFLQNWRATVVPSLAIPISLVGTFAFIKVFGFSINQLTLLGLVLATGLVVDDAIVVIEAVSKNIESGMKPRQAALACMGELFGALVATALVLMAVFVPVAFYPGSIGIIYQQFALTIAFSIAISAFNALTFSPMLSGLILKPGQTAPPKGWIWPVAGVIVGLAFGRFSSAAFGNWTYVLGVVVGGLAGANLSLIFRVFNTNFSRLQNGYSRLIRTLIKARRWVMVTLAGGIVLTLLAFTALPSAFIPDEDQGYLAGFFQLQNGASLSETQSLAKEIAAVVNEEGDVLNTSVISGYGFNGSSPDQGTILIGLKPLSERPGAVNSSFAIADRLNAKLSALNSGLAVVGQPPAVPGFSAQGGFYFQFNDLSGNYSFNQLDDQAQTLIKAGKASGNFSNLYTQFIPSAPAFGLTVDRAVMGALNVDYEEAMNTIAVLAGGSYTGLTYEDGQVRNVYVQAEAEQRDDIENILSYYVKNRDGDMIQVSQFASSELSSAPPIISHYNLYRTVLIQGAQAVGKSSGQALSSIQALFKKENFNNIGYAFTGLAALQLSAGSASVLVFGFGILIVYLVLSAQYESYVTPVIILMTVPLAMLGALAFLAIRSIDLNIYAQVGLVTLIGLAAKNGILIVEVAEQHLEEGMSATDAVIASAESRLRPILMTAIAALAGFLPLVVANGAGAQSQQSLGTVIFGGLVVATVLSLGVVPPFYVVIKGLEERLFGSKPTDGDDDGSLASAS
- a CDS encoding alpha/beta fold hydrolase; amino-acid sequence: MDPSPVPADAAHWTWEQPDGCGLDVAWRRQGQGQDTSASPAVVLVHGFGASSGHWRHTMPSLAERTPTFALDLIGFGGSSQPRAVLPSDPDAQRQAPSDEALVYGFDLWAQQVEAFCRQIVQRPVLLVGNSIGGVVVLRAAQRLGAHCKGVVLIDCAQRLMDDKQLASQPAWMAWIRPFLKTLVSQRWLSTALFRNAARPRVIRSVLGQAYPSGANVDDDLVDLLYRPTQRSGAAEAFRGFINLFDDHLAPELLANLEQPVHLIWGEQDPWEPVAEAQDWAERFACIQSLTVLPLVGHCPHDEAPEAVNARLLEILTAQGA